The Vitis vinifera cultivar Pinot Noir 40024 chromosome 1, ASM3070453v1 DNA segment tttttattttatttgttagatATGTTTGCAAATGTTGAACTGACCATCTCCGAACCAAATCATTTCACGCAATCAGGGACATCTTCTTGGACACTTCCTGCCTGAGTGATGGTAGTTGAGGTTATTTAAGAAATGCATAATTCTATCCACAATTATGAGCTGGGACGTAGATAATGGTTTATATAGTAGATGTTGAACATTTTTAGTGGGTCAATGGAATGCTAATATAAATTAACAAGCCAGGATATAATACCTGATAATTTAACGTAAATGTCAGGAAAGAGCAGAGGCTTGTGACGTTATAACACTCTCAAATCTCGCGCATATCTTCTGAGAGGGGGTCTTGTATATATactaccttttttttaatttcatccaATTGGCTGAATAGTAGTACAAGTTTATCAAAATCTGACCTAATTGGCACGGTATTCAGATTAGGGGTGCAATTTAGATGAGATGTTACTTGTCCCGATCTAACCTAAATCCAATCCCAACTTTAACTGGATTTgtacaatcatttttaatatttaagttgAGTTCGATTTAAGTTCTTTCTATTTGAAATCAATTTGGGTTGAGTTTAGGATAAGGTTTGGATAACTTGACCTTAAcccaaacctaatttaatatatatatttttacaacatttataaattatattaccatatgtaatgaattatatatatataaattttttttttaaaaaaatataaatttatttttactttattattatcttgaactcttatttcatttattatttaaattttgatatgagtatataattttttttaaaaaaaaatattatgaatgaatATGAATCATCCAATTGACCAATTCcaatttagaaaactaaaattgaGTTTAGTATGAGTATCTTAAGGTTGGAgattaaattgaattaaattaaaattaattatttcttaattcaaattaaattcagGTTGATTGTCAACTGGACCAAACTACCTAATTAGGATCATGTTGACACCTTGTTTGAGTCTTTTGAATCCAACTTAGAAAAGGCCGCCCAAGGAATTCCAAGAATTGTAATTCGCTCCTGATTCCAATTCTCAATTCTCTCTTACATGTTCATTCACATTGAATTATTTGCAGATTTCCCTATAGTCACAAACATTTGAGCTCTCAGAGACGTCAAATGAGGGTGAGCCGATCTTATTAACAGTATCGCGCCGGTGagtcaattagaattattactAGAATTGGTGGTCTCGTGGGTTCGACAAGGCCAATTGCATCCAACTGGCAACTTGACTGTCTGGATCCCCCTTCCAATCAAGCTCACTTTTTGAGCTAAATGTCAGACTCTAACAAGTTACAAGTTGTTATAATCATGGTTTCACCAACTCGTTGGTTGACATGTGGATGGAGTTCTATAGCAACGAGGACTTAGGATTTGGAATTAAAATACTTGCATTAATTAAACGAAATATGTCGTTTGCAAAAGTCAACTCAAGGCTGACTGGGTAAAGCCGCATATGTTGGCCGATATCTTTGTCTATTGGTTGGCACTCCACAGGCTTACGACCTCTTGATCGAGAAATTCATTGattctatttaaatattattaagtgCAGGTCTTCCACCATTTCACACAAGCGAAGAGAGGTGAGGAGGAAAATGGGAAGAATCCAAGAGCAAACTCACCTCCCTCACGCTTCTCAGCCTGAGGCCACGGCCCAAGCCTCCTCTCGCTCACCTTCCCACCACTCTTACCACCCTCCTGAAACTGGGATTAGTTCACTTCCACAGTTCCACCAAAGCGATCCAGCGTTGACAACTCAAAATTATGCAGTTGGTATTCCCTCTCAAGCGCCATTTCAAAACAATCTGCAACACGTCTCTCCTCTGCAAGCTAATAATGAGAACACGGCTACAGGGTATTGGAGCACCGGCCTCTTTGATTGCATGGACGATCCGAACATTGGTAGTACTTTCCTTCTTATAGCGTTAATTTTCCTTATTCCCCAGACAACTTTCTTACATGGGTGTTGAAGTGCATGAGAGTTAATTTTGCGTTGATTGTCGTGTGGCAGCTCTCACAACCGCAATTTTCCCTTGCGTTACTTTTGGGCAAATAGCAGATGTTCTGGACAATGGCCACACAAGTAATTTCACCAAACCCTCAAGCttagattttttgttttcttcttattatatttttggtTACTTTTCATTTCCTAAATTTCCTTACTGCAGCTTGTGCTACCAGTGGCATCATCTATGCTTTCGCTGCTTGTCTGTTATCATGGCCCTATAGAGGAAAGTTGAGGCAGCGGTTTGGATTAATGGAGGCCCCAGCCTCAGATTGTATGGTTCACTGCTTGTTTGAACCCTGTGCACTTTGCCAAG contains these protein-coding regions:
- the LOC100853290 gene encoding protein PLANT CADMIUM RESISTANCE 7; the encoded protein is MGRIQEQTHLPHASQPEATAQASSRSPSHHSYHPPETGISSLPQFHQSDPALTTQNYAVGIPSQAPFQNNLQHVSPLQANNENTATGYWSTGLFDCMDDPNIALTTAIFPCVTFGQIADVLDNGHTTCATSGIIYAFAACLLSWPYRGKLRQRFGLMEAPASDCMVHCLFEPCALCQEYRELKNRGINPALGYHGNMNQLCQNPPDLATMVPPTNQTIN